The following are from one region of the Paenibacillus sp. KS-LC4 genome:
- a CDS encoding helix-turn-helix domain-containing protein — MMSTHGHRPSMGLLHLQEGEKNFQLTRYAPSEDIAFFVKHFWIVSWDLSEQKQYLQEVVPNPCVNLIIQQGRSGIFGAAKQKYSYLVKGKGCVFGAKFRPGGFYPFIQQPVSSLAGSPLDIREIFDVDGAAMEELLLSQEGGAAMVELAERIIKPKLPVQDESVTLINQMVDWIIAQRDATKVDQLCTVFHINKRSLQRLFDQYVGVSPKWVIQLYRLQNAAEMLDRNPSHDWTQLSLELGYHDQSHFIKDFKAVIGVTPQEYVRK; from the coding sequence ATGATGAGCACACACGGGCATCGACCAAGCATGGGCCTCCTGCATTTGCAGGAAGGGGAGAAAAATTTTCAGCTTACGCGTTACGCGCCTTCCGAGGATATCGCCTTTTTCGTCAAGCATTTCTGGATCGTCAGCTGGGACTTGTCTGAGCAAAAGCAGTATTTGCAGGAGGTTGTGCCTAACCCTTGCGTGAACCTTATTATTCAGCAGGGAAGAAGCGGTATTTTCGGCGCAGCCAAGCAGAAGTATAGTTATCTTGTAAAAGGCAAAGGCTGCGTCTTCGGGGCAAAATTTCGCCCTGGCGGCTTCTACCCTTTTATACAGCAGCCGGTGTCCTCTCTAGCTGGCAGCCCGCTGGACATTCGTGAAATCTTCGATGTCGATGGTGCAGCCATGGAGGAACTGCTGCTGTCACAGGAAGGGGGAGCAGCAATGGTCGAACTCGCCGAGCGTATCATTAAACCGAAGCTGCCCGTGCAGGATGAATCGGTCACGCTCATTAATCAAATGGTCGATTGGATTATAGCACAGCGCGACGCTACGAAGGTTGACCAACTGTGTACGGTTTTTCATATCAACAAAAGATCGCTGCAGCGTCTATTCGACCAATATGTCGGCGTTTCGCCTAAATGGGTCATTCAGCTGTATCGGCTGCAAAATGCCGCTGAAATGCTGGATCGCAATCCCAGCCACGACTGGACGCAGCTGTCGCTTGAGCTTGGCTACCACGACCAGTCGCATTTTATTAAGGATTTTAAAGCCGTTATCGGCGTCACGCCGCAGGAATACGTTCGCAAATAG
- a CDS encoding cytochrome c biogenesis protein CcdC, with protein MNSSVYVVIILIAGLILWRRMRSFYRPIRGSGVRLLLPVLFMLPGIMLFFNPRIHAPLLEWVIAVVIGLALSIPLIWTTNYEVREDQQIYAKKNRGFIVAFLAILGIRLLLRNYVSMLEPETFAALFMVIAFSYVIPWRVMSYLKFRKLARGRLVA; from the coding sequence ATGAACAGCTCTGTGTACGTAGTCATTATTTTAATCGCCGGACTGATTTTATGGAGGAGAATGCGCAGCTTCTATCGTCCGATTCGCGGCAGCGGCGTCCGATTGCTGCTTCCCGTGCTTTTCATGCTGCCAGGCATAATGCTTTTCTTTAATCCCCGCATTCATGCACCGCTGCTGGAATGGGTTATCGCTGTTGTGATTGGCTTAGCGCTGTCGATACCGCTCATCTGGACGACTAATTATGAGGTGCGCGAGGATCAGCAAATTTATGCGAAAAAGAATAGGGGCTTCATCGTCGCGTTTCTAGCGATTTTGGGCATTCGCCTGCTGCTGCGAAATTACGTTTCAATGCTTGAGCCGGAAACGTTCGCGGCCTTGTTTATGGTGATCGCCTTTTCCTATGTGATTCCGTGGCGCGTCATGTCTTATCTTAAATTCAGAAAGCTCGCCAGAGGACGGCTTGTCGCATAA
- the nikB gene encoding nickel ABC transporter permease subunit NikB yields MISYIGKRLLAIVPIILFAILITFVLIHVSPVDPAEAYLTAAHIHPTEELLAEKRHEFGLDQPLLVQYWHTVVKMAQLDFGLSFMTNEPVWEDVVSKMPATVQLAVSSILFGMLVSIPLGFLSAIYKNSVIDYFSRGLSYFGASIPQFWLGYLLMFFFAVKLDLLPVEGKGSWDNLVLPTLTLSLALIAIYTRLLRASVLEQLQESYVIYAKTRGIKQRIIMLKHVLKIAISPVITGLGMNFGKLLTGTIIVEQVFSWPGFGRYFVDAIFNRDIPVIQCYVFLAACLFIICNLIVDLIQLYMDPRISLKGRTDQ; encoded by the coding sequence ATGATTAGCTATATCGGGAAGCGATTGCTCGCAATTGTTCCCATTATTCTTTTTGCCATTCTAATAACATTCGTGCTCATTCATGTTTCGCCTGTAGATCCAGCGGAAGCCTATTTAACTGCGGCCCACATTCATCCGACGGAGGAGCTGTTGGCTGAGAAGAGGCATGAATTCGGGCTGGATCAGCCGCTGCTTGTGCAATATTGGCATACGGTCGTCAAGATGGCACAGCTTGATTTTGGACTATCCTTTATGACCAATGAGCCGGTATGGGAGGATGTGGTGTCGAAAATGCCCGCGACGGTGCAGCTCGCCGTCAGCAGCATTTTGTTTGGGATGCTCGTCAGCATCCCGCTCGGCTTTTTATCGGCCATTTATAAAAACAGCGTGATTGATTATTTTAGTAGAGGGCTTTCCTATTTCGGAGCGTCCATCCCGCAGTTTTGGCTCGGTTATTTATTGATGTTCTTTTTCGCTGTTAAGCTGGATTTGCTTCCCGTAGAAGGCAAGGGCTCTTGGGACAATCTCGTGCTCCCGACGCTCACGCTGTCACTTGCTCTTATCGCTATTTATACCCGGCTGCTGCGTGCGAGTGTGCTGGAGCAATTGCAGGAATCGTATGTGATCTATGCGAAGACGCGTGGAATCAAACAGCGGATTATTATGCTCAAGCATGTGCTGAAAATAGCGATTTCGCCCGTCATTACCGGACTTGGCATGAACTTTGGCAAATTGCTGACCGGGACGATTATCGTGGAGCAGGTCTTTTCCTGGCCGGGATTTGGACGTTATTTTGTCGATGCGATTTTCAATCGGGATATTCCGGTCATTCAGTGCTATGTGTTCCTAGCGGCTTGCTTGTTCATTATTTGCAACCTAATCGTTGATTTGATACAGCTTTATATGGATCCTCGAATTTCTCTGAAAGGAAGAACCGACCAGTGA
- a CDS encoding MFS transporter: MFGYGKAIKQLAPAAKWLIFSEICFGMTMGLSSLVLNLYFLSNGVNEEAIGHLTSVSTLMGGAVGIPASMLAGRLGRKRIMVIGISLMSGSFALFAVSDHLLLYYCAQVMLSCGIVFIVATETQLLFQYNRSRESETQAYSLFFAVFMFFNIGGTLLGGYMPRWLGTPEDSFKPQLWLAAIFMLLLAIIRGWKLPSDLHAAVKQQTQEAHHPVEVRPTAATKARKTGAGRVNQAAVTVAGKSASRKFIRLFAPIWPTKQVWLLSGFIFITGIAGALTMPFLNVIVKYQLNWENEAVSSLLAAHYSFLFIGTLLVPSILSRLGEVKTYMLLFALTIISAAVLSATSSVSLFAGALLLRGGLFAFLNTLIDSNTMSSLPDEDRNSFAGLRSLFRSIGGAAAAYATGLMLEHNNIQLPFLITAIVMLISALYFWYVVRPLLHKQQKRQQPLGSEPAAD, translated from the coding sequence ATGTTTGGATATGGCAAGGCCATTAAACAGCTTGCTCCTGCTGCAAAATGGCTGATTTTTAGCGAAATATGCTTTGGAATGACGATGGGGCTGTCTAGCCTTGTGCTGAATTTATATTTTTTGTCCAACGGCGTAAATGAAGAAGCAATCGGACACCTGACATCAGTAAGCACCTTAATGGGGGGAGCCGTCGGCATTCCTGCCAGCATGCTTGCAGGGCGTCTGGGGCGAAAACGCATTATGGTCATTGGCATCAGCTTAATGTCCGGCAGCTTTGCGCTGTTTGCAGTGAGCGATCACTTGCTTCTATATTATTGCGCTCAGGTTATGCTGTCCTGCGGCATCGTGTTCATTGTCGCAACAGAAACCCAGCTGTTGTTTCAATATAATCGGTCACGGGAATCGGAAACGCAGGCTTACAGCCTGTTTTTTGCTGTATTTATGTTCTTTAACATTGGCGGTACGCTGCTTGGCGGGTATATGCCCCGCTGGCTCGGCACGCCTGAAGACAGCTTTAAGCCGCAGCTGTGGCTGGCGGCAATATTCATGCTGCTGCTTGCGATCATTCGCGGCTGGAAGCTGCCTTCTGACCTCCACGCTGCGGTGAAGCAGCAAACGCAGGAGGCGCACCACCCCGTAGAGGTTCGGCCGACAGCGGCAACGAAGGCTAGGAAAACGGGAGCCGGTCGCGTGAATCAGGCGGCAGTGACAGTGGCGGGAAAATCCGCTTCGCGTAAATTCATTCGCTTATTCGCTCCAATATGGCCAACGAAGCAGGTTTGGCTGCTGTCCGGGTTTATTTTCATAACCGGCATCGCTGGCGCTTTAACCATGCCCTTCCTGAACGTGATCGTAAAGTACCAGCTCAATTGGGAAAATGAAGCGGTATCGTCGCTGCTCGCAGCCCATTATTCCTTCTTATTCATCGGCACCTTGCTCGTGCCCTCTATCTTGTCGAGGCTCGGCGAGGTGAAAACGTATATGCTGCTGTTCGCACTTACTATTATAAGTGCAGCGGTGCTGTCCGCAACGAGCTCCGTTAGCCTGTTTGCTGGCGCTCTGCTGCTGCGAGGCGGGCTGTTCGCCTTCCTTAATACGCTGATTGACAGCAACACAATGTCGTCGCTCCCGGACGAGGACCGCAACAGCTTTGCTGGTCTGCGCTCTCTGTTTCGCAGTATAGGCGGAGCGGCGGCTGCCTATGCGACAGGATTAATGCTGGAGCACAACAATATCCAGCTCCCTTTTCTTATTACCGCTATCGTTATGCTTATTAGCGCCCTCTATTTCTGGTATGTGGTCAGGCCGCTTTTGCATAAGCAGCAGAAAAGGCAGCAGCCGCTCGGAAGCGAGCCAGCAGCGGACTAA
- a CDS encoding SRPBCC domain-containing protein → MDLRYDFYVNAEPEAVWNAFMKPENTRKIFFGSTLHSTFEPGARYEYRGPNEKGEEVVHVYGTVLEYKPNELFSCTEHPGPSYRDNHAELETRLTLSLEKVGGCTRLTLVNDKWPADHPSYENTKASWWMILSNIKTLAETGKTLDFGW, encoded by the coding sequence ATGGATCTGAGATATGATTTTTATGTTAATGCCGAGCCGGAGGCTGTATGGAATGCGTTCATGAAGCCGGAAAACACGCGCAAAATCTTTTTTGGCAGCACGCTGCATTCGACGTTTGAGCCTGGCGCCCGTTATGAATACAGGGGGCCGAATGAAAAGGGCGAAGAGGTTGTCCATGTATACGGAACGGTGCTGGAATATAAGCCGAATGAGCTATTCAGCTGTACGGAGCATCCGGGGCCCTCTTATCGTGACAATCATGCGGAGCTGGAGACGCGTCTTACCCTGTCGCTCGAGAAGGTCGGCGGCTGCACGAGGCTGACGCTGGTGAATGATAAGTGGCCAGCCGACCACCCGTCGTATGAAAATACGAAGGCGAGCTGGTGGATGATTCTCAGCAATATTAAGACGCTGGCGGAGACGGGCAAGACGCTTGATTTTGGCTGGTAG
- the nikA gene encoding nickel ABC transporter substrate-binding protein has translation MIRTTKKTLLSIAAMIFLVSTVLMACAKQEASPSASNGTADNAAVAAEKAITLSWPRDIGTMNPHTYNPSQLFAQSMIYEPLVSYKAGGKLEPMLAESWTISEDGKEYTFKLRQNVKFSDGTSFNAAIVKKNFDSVMKNSNLHSWLGVINVLDKTEAIDEYTFKMTLKQAYYPAIQDLAVVRPVRFLGEAGFPDDGDTSKGIKKPVGTGPWLLAEYKKDEYAVFTRNPNYWGESPKIDKITVKIIPDPETRVLAFEKGELDLIYGEGVISMDAFQQLRESGKYTTQLSEPVATRSLLLNTTNDKLSDLRVRLALQSGFNKQAMVEGITLGLEEKADTILSKNFPYTDIDVQPVAYNTDQAAAYLDEAGWKLPAGKAVREKDGQALELELIFDKTDPIQKAMAETMQAEWSAIGVKLNITGLELTTQIERRKAGNYDLDFWSNYGAPYDPHSFINVVAEKGWGVAEANAGLPMKQELDQQIHEVLSSTDETKRQQLYSSILLTLQEQSAIVPISYIKKTVVFQNKVTDFAFPANRDENPFEGINISQ, from the coding sequence ATGATTAGAACAACCAAGAAAACGCTGCTATCTATTGCAGCTATGATTTTCCTTGTATCAACCGTGCTGATGGCATGTGCGAAGCAGGAAGCGTCTCCAAGCGCTAGCAATGGAACTGCTGACAACGCAGCAGTCGCAGCAGAGAAGGCCATTACGCTATCTTGGCCGCGCGATATTGGAACGATGAATCCTCATACCTATAACCCTTCACAGCTATTTGCCCAATCCATGATTTATGAGCCATTGGTCAGCTATAAGGCAGGAGGCAAGCTTGAGCCGATGCTGGCTGAATCATGGACCATTTCGGAGGATGGCAAGGAATATACGTTCAAGCTTCGTCAAAATGTAAAATTTTCCGACGGTACATCTTTTAATGCAGCAATCGTGAAGAAAAATTTTGATTCCGTTATGAAAAACTCGAATTTGCACAGCTGGCTTGGCGTTATCAACGTTTTGGACAAGACGGAGGCTATTGATGAATACACCTTCAAAATGACGCTAAAGCAAGCGTATTATCCAGCTATTCAGGATCTTGCGGTCGTTCGCCCCGTTCGTTTCTTGGGTGAAGCCGGTTTTCCTGATGATGGAGATACTTCTAAAGGAATTAAGAAGCCTGTTGGAACAGGACCGTGGTTGCTGGCTGAATATAAGAAGGACGAATATGCCGTATTTACGCGCAATCCGAATTACTGGGGCGAAAGTCCAAAAATTGATAAAATCACTGTCAAAATCATTCCTGATCCAGAAACACGCGTATTGGCATTTGAAAAAGGCGAGCTTGATTTGATTTATGGAGAAGGTGTCATCAGCATGGATGCCTTCCAGCAATTGAGAGAATCCGGCAAGTATACTACTCAATTGTCCGAGCCGGTCGCAACAAGAAGCCTGCTGCTGAATACAACCAATGACAAGCTGTCCGATTTGCGGGTGCGTCTGGCGCTTCAATCTGGCTTTAACAAGCAGGCGATGGTTGAAGGAATTACGCTCGGCCTAGAAGAGAAGGCGGATACGATTTTGTCCAAAAACTTCCCTTACACGGATATCGACGTACAGCCTGTCGCATACAATACGGATCAAGCGGCTGCTTATCTGGATGAAGCGGGCTGGAAGCTTCCTGCCGGCAAAGCGGTCCGCGAGAAGGATGGACAGGCATTAGAGCTGGAATTAATTTTTGATAAGACCGATCCGATTCAAAAAGCGATGGCTGAAACGATGCAAGCCGAATGGAGCGCGATTGGCGTTAAGCTGAATATAACGGGCCTTGAGCTCACGACGCAAATAGAGCGCCGGAAAGCGGGCAATTATGACCTTGATTTCTGGAGTAACTATGGAGCGCCTTATGATCCGCATTCCTTCATTAATGTTGTAGCAGAGAAAGGCTGGGGCGTTGCGGAAGCCAATGCCGGCTTGCCAATGAAGCAAGAGCTCGATCAGCAAATTCATGAGGTGCTTTCCTCAACGGATGAGACGAAGCGCCAGCAGCTTTACAGCTCGATTTTGCTGACTTTGCAGGAGCAATCGGCGATTGTGCCCATTTCCTATATTAAGAAAACAGTAGTATTCCAAAACAAGGTGACGGACTTTGCGTTCCCTGCGAACCGAGACGAAAATCCTTTTGAAGGAATAAACATCAGCCAGTAG